The following proteins are co-located in the Longimicrobium sp. genome:
- a CDS encoding phosphoglycerate mutase family protein, which produces MTRPAFTRRWFVGAALLALAGCAPGASVPAPAAERATTVFVVRHAERAAEPAADPGLTPAGQARAEALPQAVRDAGRVTAIYSTQLRRTQATAAPLAAAMGIAVTTRPASAANSATYAQDLAREILSRHAGQTVVVVGHSNTVPAIVAALSGGPAPALTEADYGDLFRVTIPRTGAPRVERGRFGP; this is translated from the coding sequence ATGACGAGACCTGCCTTCACCCGGCGCTGGTTCGTGGGCGCCGCCCTCCTCGCGCTCGCGGGCTGTGCGCCGGGCGCGAGCGTCCCCGCGCCCGCCGCCGAGCGCGCGACCACCGTGTTCGTGGTGCGCCACGCCGAGCGCGCGGCCGAGCCCGCCGCCGATCCGGGGCTGACCCCCGCGGGGCAGGCGCGCGCCGAAGCGCTCCCGCAGGCCGTGCGCGATGCGGGCCGCGTGACCGCCATCTACAGCACGCAGCTCCGCCGCACCCAGGCGACCGCGGCGCCGCTCGCCGCCGCCATGGGCATCGCCGTAACGACCCGCCCCGCCAGCGCCGCCAACTCCGCCACCTACGCGCAGGACCTGGCCCGCGAGATCCTCTCCCGCCACGCGGGCCAGACGGTGGTGGTGGTCGGCCACAGCAACACGGTGCCCGCCATCGTGGCGGCGCTGAGCGGCGGCCCCGCCCCCGCCCTCACCGAAGCCGACTACGGCGACCTCTTCCGCGTCACCATCCCGCGGACCGGCGCGCCGCGCGTGGAGCGGGGCCGCTTCGGGCCGTAG
- a CDS encoding EamA family transporter, with the protein MWVFLALMSACCSAGTSFSLKRAVGHGGAIVTTVSARLVAGMILLGLVAALGVWPELSPAYWRAAGMVLVPEVLGTIFLTLALRAGDLSLVQPLLGLLPPLVMAGGVVFLDEVPTREAGLGVALVTVGVYCVGLAPGASLLQPLRALARERASWFAVASACSWSLATLVHKMGIDAVGPFPWAATLALGTALALAALLPWMAWKAPAGIGLPAAGTPWGRFVVLAGCCFALQQAALHLAFRATQTGYVIAITSTGILFATVLGIVLLRERAAARTRLAGALLISCGATLVALFG; encoded by the coding sequence ATGTGGGTTTTCCTTGCATTGATGTCCGCGTGCTGTTCGGCGGGGACGAGTTTCTCGCTGAAGCGCGCCGTGGGGCACGGCGGCGCCATCGTGACCACGGTGTCGGCGCGACTGGTGGCGGGGATGATCCTGCTGGGGCTCGTGGCGGCGCTGGGGGTGTGGCCTGAGCTGTCGCCCGCCTACTGGCGCGCGGCGGGGATGGTGCTGGTTCCGGAGGTGCTGGGCACGATCTTCCTCACGCTCGCCCTGCGCGCGGGCGACCTGTCGCTGGTGCAGCCGCTGCTCGGGCTGCTTCCGCCGCTGGTGATGGCGGGCGGGGTCGTCTTCCTGGACGAGGTGCCCACGCGCGAAGCGGGGCTCGGCGTCGCGCTGGTGACGGTGGGGGTGTACTGCGTGGGGCTCGCGCCGGGGGCGTCGTTGCTCCAGCCGCTGCGGGCGCTGGCCCGGGAGCGGGCGAGCTGGTTCGCCGTAGCGTCGGCGTGCTCGTGGAGCCTGGCGACGCTGGTGCACAAGATGGGGATCGACGCGGTCGGGCCCTTTCCGTGGGCCGCCACGCTGGCGCTCGGCACGGCCCTGGCGCTGGCGGCGCTCCTCCCCTGGATGGCGTGGAAGGCGCCGGCGGGGATCGGCCTCCCCGCGGCGGGGACGCCGTGGGGGCGGTTCGTGGTGCTCGCGGGATGCTGTTTCGCGCTGCAGCAGGCCGCCCTCCACCTCGCCTTCCGCGCAACGCAGACGGGCTACGTCATCGCCATCACCTCCACCGGAATCCTGTTCGCGACCGTGCTGGGGATCGTGCTCCTCCGCGAGCGCGCGGCGGCGCGCACGCGGCTGGCGGGCGCGCTCCTGATCAGCTGCGGCGCGACGCTGGTGGCGCTGTTCGGGTGA
- a CDS encoding RagB/SusD family nutrient uptake outer membrane protein: MTKISRTASALVLGATMLAGCADLTQTDPNQQTTDSFWKTQQDAQLGVNAAYRGLQENGTYGRWLQFAFDMRSDIGYSRSPWGDLANFTKSVLGSYDFEVNREIWQHHYQTIFRANQVIANVPGIQMDAAVRDRIVGEAKFLRALMYFNLVSLYGSVPMVLEPAVPTDRPMQVTPEQAWTQVEKDLTEARAALPASYPASEAGRATSGAALALLGRAQLQQGKWGAAAQSFAQVIPNYQLLGNYGDNFLDANDNNRETIFEVQFGGPEVLAAGSRGQNIIKMMGPCGVGFCDGEPTRWYFDQLRAETTTGGAPDPRLDATLFYNRPGGMDVYGTPWATRYPDRPNEAFWKKYGEYQKREQDWDNPINIKVLRLGGVLLMHADALNESGQTPAAKPFVDRVRIRAGLAPLPNGLSQAQMRDRIEAEFLKEMGLENERFLWLKRHGWLTDPARINILKTRDPDFNLFQPFRAVLPIPATETNLNPNVDQNDGW, from the coding sequence ATGACAAAGATCAGCCGGACGGCTTCGGCGCTGGTCCTGGGAGCCACCATGCTCGCGGGATGCGCCGACCTGACCCAGACCGACCCCAACCAGCAGACCACCGACAGCTTCTGGAAGACGCAGCAGGACGCGCAGCTGGGGGTCAACGCCGCCTACCGCGGCCTGCAGGAGAACGGCACCTACGGCCGCTGGCTGCAGTTCGCCTTCGACATGCGCTCGGACATCGGCTACAGCCGCAGCCCGTGGGGCGACCTGGCGAACTTCACCAAGTCGGTGCTGGGGAGCTACGACTTCGAGGTGAACCGGGAGATCTGGCAGCACCACTACCAGACGATCTTCCGCGCCAACCAGGTGATCGCCAACGTCCCCGGCATCCAGATGGACGCCGCCGTCCGCGACCGCATCGTGGGCGAGGCCAAGTTCCTGCGGGCGCTGATGTACTTCAACCTGGTGAGCCTGTACGGCAGCGTGCCGATGGTGCTGGAGCCGGCCGTGCCCACCGACCGGCCCATGCAGGTAACGCCGGAGCAGGCGTGGACGCAGGTGGAAAAGGACCTGACCGAGGCCCGCGCCGCGCTCCCGGCGTCGTACCCGGCGAGCGAGGCGGGGCGCGCCACCAGCGGCGCCGCCCTGGCGCTGCTGGGCCGCGCGCAGCTCCAGCAGGGGAAGTGGGGGGCGGCCGCGCAGAGCTTCGCCCAGGTAATCCCCAACTACCAGCTGCTCGGCAACTACGGCGACAACTTCCTGGACGCCAACGACAACAACCGCGAGACGATCTTCGAGGTGCAGTTCGGCGGCCCCGAAGTGCTGGCGGCGGGGAGCCGCGGGCAGAACATCATCAAGATGATGGGGCCCTGCGGCGTGGGCTTCTGCGACGGCGAGCCGACGCGCTGGTACTTCGACCAGCTCCGCGCGGAGACCACCACCGGCGGCGCCCCGGACCCGCGGCTGGACGCCACGCTCTTCTACAACCGGCCGGGCGGGATGGACGTGTACGGCACCCCGTGGGCCACCCGCTACCCGGACCGGCCGAACGAGGCCTTCTGGAAGAAGTACGGCGAGTACCAGAAGCGCGAGCAGGACTGGGACAACCCGATCAACATCAAGGTGCTGCGGCTGGGCGGTGTGCTGCTGATGCACGCCGACGCGCTGAACGAGAGCGGCCAGACGCCGGCGGCCAAGCCTTTCGTGGACCGGGTGCGCATTCGCGCCGGGCTGGCGCCGCTCCCCAACGGCCTGTCGCAGGCGCAGATGCGCGACCGCATCGAGGCGGAGTTCCTGAAGGAGATGGGGCTGGAAAACGAGCGCTTCCTCTGGCTCAAGCGGCACGGATGGCTGACCGACCCGGCCAGGATCAACATCCTGAAGACGCGCGACCCGGACTTCAATCTGTTCCAACCGTTCCGGGCGGTGCTCCCCATCCCGGCGACGGAGACCAACCTGAACCCCAACGTCGATCAGAACGACGGCTGGTGA
- a CDS encoding TetR family transcriptional regulator codes for MSGEARKSAREALLDAAERLFAENGVAETSVRAITAAAGANVAAINYYFGSREALIEALLARRLEPLNAVRLRLLEERAPRTASGVLYALAVPALELRFRHPHFARLASRLRADTDPRVWEQYRLHQAPFVETFRAAFAATRPDLPADESARRLHYVLGAIHHVWAHAPLPPEESAERLVESFLTFYGTALDAPAPL; via the coding sequence ATGAGCGGCGAGGCGCGAAAGAGCGCGCGCGAGGCGCTCCTGGACGCGGCGGAGCGGCTCTTCGCCGAGAATGGCGTCGCGGAGACCTCCGTGCGCGCCATCACGGCGGCGGCGGGCGCGAACGTGGCCGCCATCAACTACTACTTCGGCTCGCGCGAGGCGCTGATCGAGGCGCTGCTGGCGCGCCGCCTGGAGCCCCTGAACGCCGTGCGCCTGCGCCTCCTGGAGGAGCGCGCGCCCCGCACCGCGTCCGGGGTGCTGTACGCGCTGGCGGTGCCTGCGCTGGAGCTCCGCTTCCGGCACCCTCACTTCGCCCGCCTCGCCAGCCGCCTGCGCGCCGACACGGACCCGCGCGTGTGGGAGCAGTACCGGCTCCACCAGGCGCCGTTCGTGGAGACTTTCCGCGCCGCCTTTGCCGCCACGCGCCCCGACCTCCCCGCGGACGAGTCGGCGCGGCGCCTGCACTACGTCCTCGGCGCCATCCACCACGTGTGGGCGCACGCGCCGCTCCCGCCGGAGGAGTCCGCCGAGCGCCTCGTGGAGAGCTTCCTCACCTTCTACGGCACCGCGTTGGACGCGCCGGCTCCTTTGTGA
- a CDS encoding glycoside hydrolase family 43 protein produces the protein MNRSLSSTCAALALLLAACSGESTPPPVVQPVQCTFSNPRAAGADPWVVREGGAYYMVQSRDNGIYVSRSANLTDVAGTGVRVWAAPDSGWNRTNIWAPELHRIGDRWYIYYAGGRAGPPYVHQRAGVLESVGTDPQGAYVDRGMLYTGDDLAGGAPSRWAIDLTVGEVNGQRIAVWSGWENDATTDRTPQHLYAAPMSNPYTISGSRVRISSPVEPWERGTELDLQEGPQFLKHGGQTFLIYSTRESWLEHYRLGQLRLTGADPLRAASWTKSGPVFQPIPGVPGVGHASFTVSPDGTEDWIVYHAKTSTTPGWDRVIRMQKFTWNADNSPNFGSPAESGRLLARPSGECTP, from the coding sequence ATGAACCGTTCCCTCTCCTCTACCTGCGCCGCGCTGGCGCTGCTGCTGGCCGCCTGCTCGGGCGAGAGCACGCCGCCGCCCGTCGTGCAGCCCGTGCAGTGCACCTTCAGCAACCCGCGCGCGGCGGGGGCGGACCCGTGGGTGGTGCGCGAGGGCGGCGCGTACTACATGGTGCAGTCGCGCGACAACGGGATCTACGTGTCGCGCTCCGCGAACCTCACCGACGTGGCGGGGACGGGTGTGCGCGTGTGGGCCGCGCCGGATTCGGGGTGGAACCGCACCAACATCTGGGCGCCGGAGCTTCACCGCATCGGCGACCGCTGGTACATCTACTACGCGGGCGGGCGGGCGGGGCCGCCGTACGTGCACCAGCGCGCGGGCGTGCTGGAGTCGGTGGGAACGGACCCGCAGGGCGCCTACGTGGACCGCGGGATGCTCTACACGGGCGACGACCTGGCCGGGGGCGCACCCAGCCGCTGGGCGATCGACCTGACGGTGGGGGAGGTGAACGGGCAGCGCATCGCCGTGTGGTCGGGATGGGAGAACGACGCCACCACCGACCGAACTCCGCAGCACCTGTACGCGGCGCCGATGTCCAACCCCTACACCATCAGCGGCAGCCGGGTGCGCATCAGCTCGCCCGTGGAGCCGTGGGAGCGCGGCACCGAGCTGGACCTGCAGGAGGGGCCGCAGTTCCTGAAGCACGGGGGGCAGACATTTCTGATCTACTCCACGCGCGAGTCGTGGCTGGAGCACTACCGCCTCGGGCAGCTCCGCCTTACGGGCGCCGACCCGCTTCGCGCGGCGAGCTGGACGAAGAGCGGGCCGGTCTTCCAGCCGATCCCGGGGGTTCCCGGTGTGGGGCACGCCAGCTTCACCGTCTCTCCGGACGGCACGGAGGACTGGATCGTGTACCACGCCAAGACCAGCACCACGCCGGGGTGGGACCGGGTGATCCGCATGCAGAAGTTCACCTGGAACGCGGACAACTCGCCCAACTTCGGCTCCCCGGCCGAGTCGGGACGGCTCCTGGCGCGCCCTTCGGGGGAGTGCACGCCCTAA
- a CDS encoding multidrug effflux MFS transporter has translation MSVVVSGRIGRGPLVAMLAGLTGITALSIDMSLPAMPQLQRVFGADVGSTQLTLSLFLVGFAVGQLVCGPLSDRVGRKPVLLSGLALFVAAGLACSASPSLALLVAGRFVQGLGASVGPILARAIVRDSFEERDASGVLSQITQVMIVAPLVAPTVGGYILAFSGWQSIFLVLAAAGLILWTVCWRLLPETRRPHAERPPALLESYRAVLTHGASLRNVLTVCFSYAGMFAYISGSPFVLIDAFGVPRELFGLLFALPAGALLAGATLNRILVTRMESARLLRIGVLLVFGAGVTIAALASLGLGGLPGVLGPMMLYMLGMGLVQPNATAAAMAPHGRLAGVSSSVIGSLQTVGGALSGYVVGAFYDHSPRSLALTVGTMGVATLLVHASTRARPRDAMREAAGPPLAVEA, from the coding sequence ATGTCGGTCGTTGTTTCGGGACGGATCGGGCGCGGCCCGCTGGTGGCGATGCTGGCGGGGCTGACGGGGATCACGGCGCTCTCCATCGACATGAGCCTGCCGGCGATGCCCCAGCTCCAGCGGGTGTTCGGCGCGGACGTGGGGTCGACGCAGCTCACGCTCAGCCTCTTCCTGGTTGGATTCGCGGTCGGGCAGCTCGTCTGCGGGCCGCTTTCGGACCGCGTGGGGCGGAAGCCGGTGCTGCTGTCGGGGCTGGCACTCTTCGTGGCGGCGGGGCTGGCGTGCTCCGCCAGCCCGTCGCTGGCGCTGCTGGTGGCCGGGCGCTTCGTGCAGGGGCTGGGCGCGAGCGTCGGGCCGATCCTGGCGCGCGCCATCGTCCGCGACAGCTTCGAGGAGCGGGACGCGTCCGGAGTGCTCTCGCAGATCACGCAGGTCATGATCGTGGCGCCGCTGGTGGCGCCCACCGTGGGCGGCTACATCCTGGCGTTCTCCGGCTGGCAGTCCATCTTCCTGGTGCTCGCCGCGGCGGGGCTCATCCTGTGGACGGTGTGCTGGCGCCTCCTTCCCGAGACGCGCAGGCCGCACGCGGAGCGCCCGCCCGCGCTGCTGGAGAGCTACCGCGCGGTGCTGACGCACGGCGCCAGCCTTCGCAACGTGCTGACGGTCTGCTTCTCGTACGCGGGGATGTTCGCGTACATCAGCGGCTCGCCCTTCGTGCTCATCGACGCGTTCGGGGTTCCGCGCGAGCTCTTCGGCCTCCTCTTCGCCCTGCCGGCTGGGGCGCTGCTGGCGGGCGCCACCCTCAACCGCATCCTGGTGACGCGCATGGAATCCGCGCGCCTCCTGCGCATCGGCGTGCTGCTGGTGTTCGGGGCGGGGGTGACGATCGCGGCGCTGGCTTCGCTGGGGCTCGGCGGGCTTCCGGGGGTGCTGGGGCCGATGATGCTGTACATGCTGGGGATGGGGCTGGTGCAGCCCAACGCCACCGCCGCCGCCATGGCCCCGCACGGCCGCCTGGCCGGAGTGTCGTCCTCGGTGATCGGCTCGCTCCAGACGGTGGGCGGGGCGCTCTCGGGATACGTGGTGGGCGCCTTCTACGACCACTCGCCCCGCTCACTCGCGCTCACGGTGGGTACGATGGGTGTGGCGACGCTCCTGGTGCACGCATCCACCCGCGCCCGCCCGCGCGACGCGATGCGCGAGGCGGCAGGCCCGCCGCTGGCCGTCGAGGCATGA
- a CDS encoding aldose epimerase family protein produces the protein MSAEIGGGSVFGRLPGGEPVEAFTLRSSGGMEARVIAFGGAIVSLRVPDRVGRVEDVVLGYDSLEGYLADDAYFGSLIGRYANRIRDGRFSLDGVEHALDVNNGSNHLHGGRRGFHKVLWKAEQADGALTLAHSSADGEQGYPGALHARVTYRLTDANELVVDYAATAERPTPVNLTQHSYFNLTGDPTRDILSHELQVEADFITPVDATLIPTGELRPVEGTAFDFRRPAPIGARIDDGDAQLAHAGGYDHNFVLRRNGAGPSLAARVHDPASGRTLEVHTTEPGIQFYSGNFLDGGARGKNGVRYAHRCGLCLEPQHFPDSPNHPAFPPVILRPGERYTSRTIYRFVTD, from the coding sequence GTGAGTGCGGAGATCGGCGGGGGCTCGGTTTTCGGGAGGCTCCCCGGCGGAGAGCCGGTGGAGGCGTTCACGCTGCGAAGCTCCGGCGGGATGGAGGCGCGGGTGATCGCCTTCGGCGGGGCGATCGTCTCGCTACGCGTGCCGGACCGCGTGGGGCGGGTGGAAGACGTGGTGCTGGGCTACGACTCGCTGGAGGGCTACCTCGCCGACGACGCGTACTTCGGATCGCTGATCGGGCGCTACGCCAACCGCATCCGTGACGGACGCTTCTCGCTGGACGGCGTCGAGCACGCGCTGGACGTGAACAACGGCTCCAACCACCTCCACGGCGGGCGGCGCGGCTTCCACAAGGTGCTCTGGAAGGCCGAGCAGGCGGATGGCGCCCTCACCCTCGCCCACTCCAGCGCGGACGGCGAACAGGGCTACCCGGGCGCGCTCCACGCCCGCGTCACCTACCGCCTGACCGACGCCAACGAGCTGGTGGTGGACTATGCCGCGACCGCGGAGCGCCCCACTCCGGTGAACCTGACGCAGCACTCCTACTTCAACCTGACCGGCGACCCCACACGCGACATCCTCTCCCACGAGCTGCAGGTGGAGGCCGACTTCATCACCCCGGTGGACGCCACGCTGATCCCCACCGGCGAGCTGAGGCCGGTGGAGGGCACCGCGTTCGACTTCCGCCGCCCCGCCCCCATCGGCGCGCGCATCGACGACGGCGACGCGCAGCTGGCGCACGCGGGCGGCTACGACCACAACTTCGTGCTCCGCCGCAACGGCGCTGGGCCCTCGCTGGCCGCGCGCGTGCACGACCCCGCCAGCGGCCGCACGCTGGAGGTGCACACCACGGAGCCGGGGATCCAGTTTTACTCCGGCAACTTCCTGGACGGCGGCGCACGCGGCAAGAACGGCGTGCGCTACGCCCACCGCTGCGGGCTCTGCCTGGAGCCGCAGCACTTCCCCGACTCTCCCAACCACCCCGCCTTCCCCCCCGTCATCCTGCGCCCGGGCGAACGCTACACCTCGCGCACGATCTACAGGTTCGTGACGGATTGA
- a CDS encoding alpha/beta fold hydrolase: MRRTALAAVFAFAAPLSAQTNDLRVEPCDVPGAGAARCGTLQVWENRAARSGRKIPIRFIVLPATGAATRDPVVPIAGGPGQATRDLAARVADELRELRDTRDILLVDARGTGGSNKLRCSLYGPSLAEYLGDFYPADRVRRCAAEWSGKADLGAYTTDNMAEDLDELRAALRYERLNLYGTSYGTRAALVYMRRYPRRVRASILHGVVPTGSRMPSHIAADAQRAIDGVLGECERDAACNAAYPDLKNKLRTVVERLAREPVEVTVSDPRSGEPVRLTLTRNLFSEGLRYMTYVASAASLVPAVIHQASRGDFGPAAEQALFGRRFIIDEGSHGLYLSVTCAEDLPFFEEAEAVREAQATFLGDYRVRNQKAACAAWPVRPVERSYLEPVRSDVPVLALTGQWDPATPPAQGDEAIRNLPNGRHIVVPSAGHGFDGLQGTRGCLGPLLVAFIRTADAKGLDASCVASIRRPPFPVRALATTPIAMPPAELERFTGAYTGEHGLRMEMRVRDGQLRAFFPGRETGMVAVGAATFRLLGVPHRSFTFHRDGGAVTGFTLEEGGGPPQRFTRTGSAN; the protein is encoded by the coding sequence ATGCGCCGAACCGCTCTTGCCGCCGTGTTCGCCTTCGCGGCTCCGCTGTCCGCGCAGACCAACGACCTCCGCGTGGAGCCGTGCGACGTGCCGGGCGCGGGGGCGGCGCGCTGCGGCACGCTGCAGGTGTGGGAGAACCGGGCGGCGCGCAGCGGGCGCAAGATCCCCATCCGCTTCATCGTGCTCCCCGCGACCGGTGCGGCCACCAGGGACCCGGTCGTGCCCATCGCCGGCGGGCCGGGGCAGGCGACCAGGGACCTGGCGGCGCGCGTGGCGGACGAGCTGCGCGAACTGAGGGACACGCGCGACATCCTCCTGGTGGACGCGCGCGGCACCGGCGGCTCCAACAAGCTCCGGTGCTCCCTTTACGGCCCCTCCCTCGCCGAGTACCTGGGCGACTTCTACCCCGCCGACCGAGTGCGCCGCTGCGCCGCGGAGTGGAGCGGAAAGGCGGATCTGGGCGCGTACACCACCGACAACATGGCGGAGGACCTGGACGAGCTGCGGGCCGCGCTGCGGTACGAGCGGCTGAACCTGTACGGCACCTCGTACGGCACGCGCGCCGCGCTCGTGTACATGCGCAGGTACCCGCGGCGCGTCCGCGCCAGCATCCTGCACGGCGTGGTGCCCACCGGCTCCCGCATGCCGAGCCACATCGCCGCCGACGCGCAACGCGCCATCGACGGGGTACTGGGCGAGTGCGAGCGCGACGCCGCGTGCAACGCGGCTTATCCGGATCTCAAGAACAAGCTGCGCACCGTGGTGGAGCGGCTCGCCCGCGAACCCGTCGAGGTCACCGTCAGCGACCCCCGGAGCGGCGAGCCTGTGAGGCTCACCCTCACCCGCAACCTCTTTTCCGAGGGGCTGCGCTACATGACCTACGTCGCCAGCGCGGCGTCGCTCGTCCCCGCCGTGATCCACCAGGCCAGCCGCGGCGACTTCGGGCCCGCGGCCGAGCAGGCGCTCTTCGGCCGGCGCTTCATCATCGACGAAGGAAGCCACGGCCTCTACCTATCCGTCACCTGCGCCGAGGACCTCCCCTTCTTCGAGGAGGCTGAGGCGGTGAGGGAGGCGCAGGCAACGTTTCTGGGCGACTATCGCGTCAGGAACCAGAAGGCGGCGTGCGCGGCGTGGCCGGTACGTCCCGTGGAGCGCTCGTACCTGGAGCCGGTCCGCTCCGACGTACCCGTCCTGGCGCTGACGGGCCAGTGGGACCCGGCCACCCCGCCCGCGCAGGGCGACGAGGCGATCCGCAATCTCCCCAACGGCCGCCACATCGTCGTCCCCAGCGCGGGGCACGGCTTCGATGGGCTGCAGGGCACCAGGGGCTGCCTGGGGCCGCTCCTGGTGGCCTTCATCCGCACGGCGGACGCAAAGGGGCTGGATGCGTCGTGCGTCGCCTCCATCCGCCGCCCGCCCTTTCCGGTGCGCGCGCTGGCCACCACGCCCATCGCCATGCCGCCGGCGGAGCTGGAACGATTCACCGGCGCCTATACGGGAGAGCACGGCCTCCGGATGGAGATGAGGGTGCGCGACGGGCAGCTCCGCGCCTTCTTCCCCGGGCGAGAAACCGGGATGGTCGCGGTCGGCGCCGCAACCTTTCGCTTGCTGGGAGTGCCGCACCGGTCATTCACCTTCCATCGCGACGGCGGCGCGGTGACGGGCTTCACCCTGGAGGAGGGAGGCGGCCCACCGCAGCGGTTCACCCGGACCGGATCGGCCAATTGA
- a CDS encoding MbtH family protein: MSQDRKDSTIYRLLVNGGGQYSIVPVNGAVPAGWRDVGKAGHKDECLAYIDRAWPEMRPRRGRVAMHAQGLR, translated from the coding sequence ATGAGCCAGGACCGCAAGGACTCCACGATCTACCGGTTGCTCGTCAACGGCGGCGGCCAGTACTCCATCGTTCCGGTCAATGGCGCCGTCCCGGCGGGGTGGCGCGACGTGGGGAAGGCGGGGCACAAGGACGAGTGCCTGGCGTACATCGACCGCGCGTGGCCGGAGATGCGCCCCCGGCGCGGGCGCGTAGCCATGCACGCCCAGGGGCTCCGGTAA
- a CDS encoding alpha/beta fold hydrolase has product MYKAASPLLPWCAALVVLLAAACAQAPLRRQEVRIASGGVVLAGTVVAPAEGGPHPAVLLLHGSGPDGRENPYYGMLIDAFVRRGFAVLVYDKRGSEESGGDWRLSPFGALVDDAAAAARVLRRHPWVDSAHVGVWGGSEGAVIAPEVALRERLAFVIMQSGTGVTFAEQNLHQTAGQVQALPPEERRAAMHLQRLKHAYARTGAGWEEFEAAARAAAGRPYSGLAGPTRRDDWWWSWYRTKMDYTPVPALARLRAPVLAVWGGADALVPVARSRAAVAAARRAANHPGDSLVITPGADHAVQVHGLRGVFRRGLRNRPLHLGLMVRWAARQVTSGE; this is encoded by the coding sequence ATGTACAAGGCCGCCTCGCCGCTGCTCCCGTGGTGCGCCGCGCTCGTCGTGCTTCTCGCCGCAGCCTGCGCGCAAGCTCCCCTGCGGCGGCAGGAGGTGCGCATCGCCAGTGGCGGTGTAGTGCTGGCGGGGACCGTCGTGGCGCCGGCGGAGGGTGGGCCGCACCCGGCGGTGCTCCTGCTCCACGGCTCGGGGCCGGACGGGCGCGAGAATCCGTACTACGGCATGCTCATCGACGCGTTCGTCCGGCGGGGGTTTGCGGTGCTCGTCTACGACAAGCGCGGGAGCGAGGAATCGGGAGGCGACTGGCGGCTCAGCCCGTTCGGCGCGCTGGTCGACGACGCGGCTGCTGCGGCCCGGGTGCTTCGCAGGCACCCGTGGGTCGATTCGGCGCACGTGGGCGTCTGGGGTGGGAGCGAGGGCGCCGTCATCGCGCCGGAGGTGGCGCTGCGCGAGCGGCTGGCGTTCGTCATTATGCAGTCCGGCACGGGCGTCACCTTCGCCGAGCAGAACCTTCACCAGACCGCCGGGCAGGTACAGGCGCTGCCGCCGGAGGAACGACGCGCCGCGATGCACCTACAGCGGCTGAAGCACGCCTACGCGCGGACGGGCGCCGGATGGGAGGAGTTCGAGGCGGCTGCCCGGGCGGCGGCGGGGCGGCCGTACTCGGGGCTAGCCGGCCCCACGCGGCGCGACGACTGGTGGTGGTCCTGGTACCGCACGAAGATGGACTACACTCCCGTCCCGGCCCTGGCGCGGCTCCGCGCGCCGGTGCTCGCCGTCTGGGGCGGCGCGGATGCGCTGGTTCCCGTCGCGCGCAGCCGGGCCGCCGTCGCAGCCGCGCGCCGCGCGGCCAACCATCCGGGGGACTCGCTCGTCATCACCCCCGGCGCCGATCACGCGGTCCAGGTCCACGGGCTGCGCGGCGTGTTCCGGCGCGGCCTGCGCAACCGTCCGCTTCACCTCGGCCTGATGGTGAGATGGGCGGCGCGCCAGGTTACGTCGGGCGAGTGA
- a CDS encoding 4'-phosphopantetheinyl transferase superfamily protein, whose translation MADPVWAAPPAALALHPHDVHVWRVRLDLTPHLLSKLSAALDADEQARAARFRFDIHRTRFTAGRAILRHLLARYLEIRPDEMVFRYSAHGKPSLDGSAADSGLRFNFSNAGGMGLAAFALGREVGVDLEELVRVADFASIAERFFSPAENEALLALPPKSRDAAFFTCWTRKEAYIKAVGEGLSIPLDSFDVTLAPGDPPRLLATRGEPGGELRWSLHELHPGPGFVGALAVEAPAPAVHWFDWEPPAA comes from the coding sequence TTGGCTGATCCCGTCTGGGCGGCGCCCCCCGCCGCCCTCGCCCTGCACCCGCACGACGTGCACGTGTGGCGCGTGCGGCTCGACCTAACGCCTCACCTTCTCTCGAAGCTCTCCGCCGCCCTCGACGCCGACGAACAGGCGCGTGCGGCTCGCTTCCGTTTCGACATCCACCGCACGCGGTTCACGGCGGGGCGCGCCATCCTGCGCCACCTCCTGGCGCGCTACCTGGAGATCCGCCCGGACGAGATGGTCTTCCGCTACTCCGCGCACGGCAAGCCGTCGCTGGACGGGAGCGCGGCCGACTCGGGGTTGCGCTTCAACTTCTCCAACGCCGGCGGTATGGGGCTCGCCGCATTCGCCCTCGGCCGCGAGGTGGGGGTGGACCTGGAGGAGCTGGTGCGGGTGGCGGACTTCGCGTCGATCGCGGAGCGCTTCTTCTCCCCCGCCGAGAACGAGGCGCTGCTCGCCTTGCCGCCGAAATCGCGAGATGCGGCGTTCTTCACCTGCTGGACGCGCAAGGAAGCGTACATCAAGGCGGTGGGCGAGGGGCTCTCCATTCCGCTCGACTCCTTTGACGTCACCCTGGCGCCCGGCGACCCGCCCCGCCTGCTCGCCACGCGCGGCGAGCCCGGCGGCGAGCTCCGGTGGAGCCTCCACGAGCTCCATCCCGGCCCCGGCTTCGTGGGCGCGCTGGCGGTGGAAGCTCCCGCGCCGGCGGTGCACTGGTTCGATTGGGAGCCTCCCGCCGCGTAG